Part of the Leptospira yasudae genome is shown below.
CTTTTCCAAGTCGTCGAAAAAAGACTCCAGATCCTTTCCCGAAAGGTTTTTCGAATCCTTTTTCGAGGAAAGATATTCCCTCACGCCGGCTTTGTAGGCTTCAAATCCGGGAGGAGAATTTTTTAAAATGGAATCCGATCTTTCAATCAATTCTTCGTTTCCAAGAACCGGAAGTTCGAAAAGGGTATGTGCAATTTTAAAAAAACGGAATTCTCGCAAAACCGATTCGTTCGGCTGAAGTGAATTTTTGATCGAACTGGATTTCGCGGAATCTGATTCCGAATCGTATTCGAAAACGTATTCGATGTCTTTTGAAACTTCCAAACCGGATACGGATAAGCGGACCTCTTTTCGTTTGATCAGATCGTAGGATTCTTCGTATTTATTGAAGATGAACAAACTGACGATTTGTAAAATTAAGAAGAAAGTCGCGAGCGTGATTCCGGTAATTCTGGAAAGGATCGAAGTCTTTTCACTCGTATAGTTGATATAACCCACGAGAATTACGAACAACCCGATCACGAGAGAAATATCCAATACGGTTTGATATAATTCTCTCGAAACCGCCCCGTCGCGGCTCATCGCATTCAAAATTCCGGGGAAAAGAGTGACTAACGTCAAAGGAATGAGAATGATACCCGTGATGATTCTTTCCTTACCTTTGAGCTTAACCATTCTCCAGACGCCGATCCCCATGAAGATGAAGGTATAAAGAATGATGACCGCCGAATAAATCTTATAAAAGTAATTGATCTGAAAGTCCCAGTAATGCCCCGAAAAGTAGAACACTCTTTTGGCGGGAAAGGATTCATACAAATACCAAGCGCAAATGAAGAGAACTCCTGCTAACGCGATGGAAAAAAGCGGTACCACGATCTTTCTGGAAACCGGTTCCGGATAGTGAAGAAAGAACATGATCAAAAATAGAAATCCGAAAAACGGGGAAGGAATTACGATCCATCGATGAAACACGGACCAAGGTCCGTAAAAAGGAAATCCCACCATGTAACCGAGATGAAATATCCCGAGACAAAGCAAACCGATGCTGATATACATCGTGCCGGATGCCTTTTCCTGGATGGAGAAGAAAAAGAAGGTTGTGAACCCGATAAAGAGGACTCCGATCAACGAAGCCAATGAAAAGTAATTTAAATAAATCAGATCCATAAGACAGGCACTCTAAAAACCGCTTAAAATTATTATCGTCAAGCAAAAAGGAAATTTGAGCTCGTATATCGTACGTTATACATTACAAATCATCAAAAACTTCTGTACAAGAACGAAAGTTCGAATAGAAATCATCGAAATCGAATGTTGCTCTGCATAAAGAGATATCACACAAACGAACTGTGATTGTTTGCTACTCAAAAACCACCGATACAGACATATTTGACGTTAAGATATTCATGAATTCCGTATTTTGATCCTTCTCTACCGAAACCCGATTCCTTAACTCCTCCGAAAGGAACTTGTTCGCTGGAAATCAACCCTTCGTTGATCCCCAACATTCCCGATTCGATCCGTTCGGAGAGAAGACGAATCTTTTTGTAATCGGTCGAATACGCGTATGCAGCTAACCCGGAAGGTGTAGAATTCGCGATTTGGATCGCTTCTTCTACGGAATCGAAACGATAAATCGGCGCTATGGGACCGAAAATCTCTTCCCGCATCGAAAGGGAATCTTCGCTCACATCGGAAATAACCGTTGGAGAGAAAAATAATTTGCCCGGTTCGATTCTTTTCCCGCCTAGCAGCAGTTTTGCGCCGGTCGTCTTTGCATTTTCAACGTGATGTTCCATTTTAAGAACCGCCGCTTCGTTGATGAGCGGTCCCACGTTTACGTCCTTTTCCAACCCGTTGCCGGTCTTTAATTGTAATACCGCTTCTGAAAACAAACTTATAAACTCGTTATAAATTCCTTTCTGAACCAGAAATCGATTCGCACAAACGCAGGTTTGACCCGAGTTTCTAAATTTGGAAAGAATCGCACCTTTCACCGCAGCTTCTAAATCCGCATCGTCGAAAATCAGAAACGGGGCGTTCCCTCCTAATTCGAGGGATAAACGTTTCAAAGTTTTGGAACTTCTTTCCATGATCAACTTTCCCACTCGAGTGGATCCGGTAAAACTGATCTTCTTCACATCGGGATGATCGATTAAAGTGTTCGCGATTTCTTCGGGATAACCCGTGAGGACTTGAAAGACACCTTCCGGAATTCCCGCTTCTTGCGCAAGTGCTGCTAAAGCTAAAGCGGAGAATGGCGTGAGTTCCGAAGGTTTGCTGATCACCGTACAACCCGCGGCCAAGGCCGCCGCTGCTTTGCGCGTAATCATCGAAGAAGGAAAATTCCAAGGCGTTAAAATCCCGCAAACTCCCACGGGAAGTTTTAAGACTTCGATCTTCGTATCTTTTCTATGACTGGGAATGATATCGCCGTACGTTCGCTTCGCTTCTTCGGCAAACCATTCCAAAAAGGAAGAAGCGTAATCGATTTCACCTCTGGATTCGTTCAGAGGTTTTCCCTGTTCCAGAGTCATGAGAAGCGCGAGGTCTTCGCGATTCTTTTTCATCTTATCGGCCCAGTTCCGAATGAGAACCGCACGTTCTTTGGCGGGTCTCGCGGACCAATCGGAAAACGCTTCCTTGGAAGTATCGATCGCTTCCAACGTTTCCTTTTGTCCCAAAGCAGGAACGGCGCCTAACACTTCTAAGCTGGCTGGATTTTGAACCTGAATTTTCAGATCCGGATTTCCCTCGTTCCAAGAACCGCGCCAATACGCTTCCTGTTTGAATAATTCTTGTCTATGCAGAAATTCTAAACTCAAAATCGGACCTCGTCCTCATCTTCGTTCTGAAAACGAGGAAATGAAAGAAGAATATACCGTGCATTCGAAATTTTTTGAAACGAACTCACGATCCTCGAATTCGGTTATTTGCGAATCTTGCTTCCTTTCACTCCGTTTGAATTCCGTTTTTGTTTGACCGTCGCCTTCGATTTAGAACTTGGATCGGACTTCGACGCCGTTTGCTTTTTCGAACCGGACTTCTTTTCGCGAGTACCGAGAATCGAAGAGATTCCGAATTCTTTCTCGAAACGATATTCGATCGGTTGAAATCCTTCTTTCGGAGGAATCAAGGACATCGCTCGTTCGGTGATCGCCGTAATCGAAAGACTCGGATTGACTCCGAGATTGACGGTGATCATCGAGCTGTCGCAGATTCTCAGATTTTGATAACCGAAGACCCTGTTTTGAAAATCGATCACTCCTTCCTTTTCGGAATCTCCCATAACGCAACCGCCCATGATATGCCCCGTAATCGGAGCGTTTAACAGAACGTCGTTGATCGAACTTCTAGGAACTCCTCCGGTTTTTCGGGCGATCTTTCGTGCGGTGTCGTTCGCGATCGGAATGTAAGAAGGCGTTTTTTCTCCTTCGGTCAAAGCCGAACTCATCGTCTTTTCAAACGGCCAAGCGAATCGTCTGGTTCGAACCAAACGAATCTTGTTATCCAACGTCTGCATCACCAAAAGAATCAAGGACCGTTTTGCAAAACCGAAAGGCCACGAAGCTTGAAAAAAATACAACGGATTGGTAAATAAGGTAAGAAAGTATTTGAGTGGCCTCGGAAATTTTCCGCCTCCATCGGTAAGTACGGATGCGATCGTTCCGAAAAAATCCGAACCCTTCGGATATCGAACCGGTTCCATGTGAGTATGTTCATCCGGATGAATGGAAGAAGTGATCGCAACCC
Proteins encoded:
- a CDS encoding NAD-dependent succinate-semialdehyde dehydrogenase, which encodes MSLEFLHRQELFKQEAYWRGSWNEGNPDLKIQVQNPASLEVLGAVPALGQKETLEAIDTSKEAFSDWSARPAKERAVLIRNWADKMKKNREDLALLMTLEQGKPLNESRGEIDYASSFLEWFAEEAKRTYGDIIPSHRKDTKIEVLKLPVGVCGILTPWNFPSSMITRKAAAALAAGCTVISKPSELTPFSALALAALAQEAGIPEGVFQVLTGYPEEIANTLIDHPDVKKISFTGSTRVGKLIMERSSKTLKRLSLELGGNAPFLIFDDADLEAAVKGAILSKFRNSGQTCVCANRFLVQKGIYNEFISLFSEAVLQLKTGNGLEKDVNVGPLINEAAVLKMEHHVENAKTTGAKLLLGGKRIEPGKLFFSPTVISDVSEDSLSMREEIFGPIAPIYRFDSVEEAIQIANSTPSGLAAYAYSTDYKKIRLLSERIESGMLGINEGLISSEQVPFGGVKESGFGREGSKYGIHEYLNVKYVCIGGF